The Micromonospora sp. NBC_00421 genome contains a region encoding:
- a CDS encoding PadR family transcriptional regulator has product MQEATFLILTALAAQPRHGYGIIQSVEALSEGEVKLRPGTLYGALDRLASQGLIVVEREEIIDGRLRRYYQLSHSGVDALAEQAQRLRKRGAAAEAQLRRRPQLSGGAA; this is encoded by the coding sequence ATGCAAGAAGCCACCTTCCTCATCCTCACCGCGCTCGCAGCGCAGCCGCGGCACGGGTACGGGATCATCCAGTCGGTCGAGGCTCTCTCCGAAGGCGAAGTGAAGCTGCGGCCAGGCACGCTCTATGGCGCACTCGACCGTCTCGCCAGCCAGGGACTGATCGTCGTCGAACGCGAAGAGATCATCGACGGGCGGCTGCGCCGCTACTACCAGCTCAGCCACTCTGGAGTGGACGCCCTCGCTGAGCAGGCCCAAAGGCTGCGCAAGCGGGGCGCCGCGGCGGAGGCGCAACTGCGACGCCGGCCGCAGCTCTCGGGTGGTGCCGCGTGA
- a CDS encoding PCC domain-containing protein, translating into MGSTSQYASQVEVLSLVGGVAARDGEPVLHVHAVLGRPDGGHGGRRVRSTLEAIVTEVAPELTKRVDPETGLALITGPVRWPACQQASAPPKAAEVASISGGR; encoded by the coding sequence ATAGGTTCAACATCCCAATACGCGAGCCAGGTGGAGGTGCTGTCACTGGTCGGGGGCGTGGCCGCCCGCGACGGCGAGCCGGTCCTGCACGTGCACGCGGTTCTCGGCCGCCCTGACGGCGGCCACGGTGGGCGCCGGGTGCGGTCGACGCTCGAGGCGATCGTCACCGAGGTCGCTCCGGAGCTGACCAAGCGGGTCGATCCGGAGACCGGACTGGCGCTCATCACCGGCCCCGTTCGGTGGCCCGCTTGCCAGCAGGCATCGGCCCCGCCGAAGGCCGCCGAGGTCGCCAGTATCAGCGGCGGACGGTGA
- a CDS encoding CHAT domain-containing protein, whose translation MPSPERSIDAVDPLIVAYNDSGDESLLVRAEGVARDLLAADPSRVDVLAALSTVLMLRGRTSDPKQLDAAVAAAGRATALTPPDDPWWPYVNAQLAMVVGFRFEQRREVSDLSMAKRHADVAVAAVDEDDPVRIDVLIRCVNVYRLSFERFGQLADIDTAVRLSREVHRSTDPDHVLTAHQLLALCLVMRFVRTGGPGDIDEAIAHCRRGVATMPARHVDRAALNGVLVIALVQRWVSRDGGDDADLHEAVRVSRQVVADLPSIGTVRAQLLSTHGALLVMHGLSSNSSAHLDEAIRSSREAVDAPTAGTQRAGHLVSLAHSLLIRARMSSDPAGVNDAVDTGMAALAGFSPGHPDRARALNVLGTALRVRYLIDRDPADLDAAVGMWRSSSASRAGAVEIRMTAARTWAQTAAEAGDAELALEAYGTAVGLLPLLAWRGLDRTVQEKRLAAVSGLAGDAAAWALAAGQPQRAVELLEQGRQVLWSQALQTRSDLSALAAVAPALADELDRTRRELDGTGASPVVELPARPGWELGRDLLASALGGPHRVETEDAGHRRRLAERWEQLAAEARRLPGFENFLHPPSFAALQPATTGGAAVLVNTSRWRSDAIIVTTDGVRAVPLPWLSHDTAQRRAAAFLEVQRAVEGGGGPVERAALHQTLVSLQRWLWDTVGESVCAALDEILGGGPDRRHRVWWCPTGPLTMLPLHAAGRFGASAPLAARRRISVAARCVSSYTPSLSALLRARATPTPDGAPQAFAVGLGTLPGQAPLPAVSDELRAVSSHVPGLRVLSGRSATVEGVLTALEQHSWAHFACHGDQDFKRPSAAALRLVDGRLSVLDLADRLATRSQSAGGCDLAYLSACRTAAGGRDLPDEGIHLTAALQMAGFRHVIGSQWAVSDRVAAQVADDVYAGLRAGRRLDADGAAVALDRAIDRVRRAHPDRPEVWAALIHTGP comes from the coding sequence GTGCCATCGCCCGAGCGGTCCATCGATGCGGTGGACCCGCTCATCGTCGCCTACAACGACAGTGGCGACGAGTCGCTGCTGGTCCGGGCCGAGGGTGTGGCGCGGGACCTGCTCGCGGCGGATCCGTCCCGGGTGGACGTGCTCGCCGCGCTCTCCACCGTCCTGATGTTGCGGGGCCGCACCTCGGATCCGAAGCAGCTCGACGCCGCCGTGGCCGCCGCCGGGAGGGCGACGGCGCTCACCCCGCCCGACGATCCGTGGTGGCCGTACGTCAACGCCCAGCTCGCCATGGTCGTCGGTTTCCGTTTCGAACAGCGGCGTGAGGTGTCGGACCTGTCCATGGCGAAGCGGCACGCGGACGTCGCGGTGGCCGCCGTCGACGAGGACGACCCGGTACGGATCGACGTGCTGATCCGCTGCGTGAACGTGTACCGGCTCAGTTTCGAGAGGTTCGGCCAGCTGGCGGACATCGACACGGCCGTCCGCCTCAGCCGGGAGGTCCACCGCTCGACCGACCCGGACCACGTGCTCACCGCCCACCAGTTGCTGGCGCTCTGCCTGGTCATGCGGTTCGTCCGGACCGGTGGCCCGGGTGACATCGACGAGGCGATCGCGCACTGCCGCCGGGGTGTGGCCACCATGCCCGCACGGCACGTCGACCGGGCCGCCCTCAACGGTGTGCTGGTGATCGCGCTGGTGCAACGCTGGGTGAGCCGCGACGGCGGCGACGACGCCGACCTGCACGAGGCGGTCCGGGTCAGCCGGCAGGTCGTCGCCGACCTGCCGAGCATCGGCACGGTCCGCGCGCAACTGCTGTCCACCCACGGTGCCCTGCTGGTCATGCACGGCCTCAGCAGCAACTCGTCGGCGCACCTGGACGAGGCGATCCGCAGCTCCCGGGAGGCCGTCGACGCGCCGACGGCCGGCACCCAACGGGCCGGCCACCTGGTCAGCCTGGCCCACTCGCTGCTCATCCGGGCCCGGATGAGCAGCGACCCGGCCGGGGTCAACGACGCCGTCGACACCGGCATGGCCGCCCTGGCCGGATTCTCGCCCGGCCACCCGGACCGGGCACGGGCCCTCAACGTGCTCGGCACGGCCCTGCGGGTGCGCTACCTGATCGATCGCGACCCGGCCGACCTCGACGCCGCAGTCGGCATGTGGCGGTCGTCGTCGGCCTCCCGGGCGGGTGCCGTCGAGATCCGGATGACCGCGGCCCGCACCTGGGCGCAGACCGCCGCCGAGGCCGGTGACGCGGAGCTGGCCCTGGAGGCGTACGGCACCGCCGTGGGTCTGCTGCCGCTGCTGGCGTGGCGGGGCCTGGACCGTACCGTGCAGGAGAAACGGCTGGCCGCGGTGTCCGGGCTGGCCGGCGACGCGGCTGCCTGGGCCCTCGCCGCCGGGCAGCCGCAACGCGCGGTGGAACTGCTGGAGCAGGGCCGTCAGGTGCTGTGGTCGCAGGCCCTGCAGACCCGCAGCGACCTGTCCGCGTTGGCCGCGGTCGCACCCGCGCTCGCCGACGAACTCGACCGGACGCGCCGGGAGTTGGACGGCACCGGGGCGTCCCCGGTCGTCGAGCTCCCGGCCCGTCCCGGCTGGGAACTGGGCCGCGACCTGCTGGCCAGCGCGCTGGGTGGACCGCACCGCGTCGAGACCGAGGACGCCGGTCACCGCCGCCGGTTGGCGGAACGCTGGGAGCAGCTCGCAGCCGAGGCCCGCCGCCTCCCGGGCTTCGAGAACTTCCTGCACCCGCCGTCGTTCGCCGCCCTCCAGCCCGCTACCACGGGCGGGGCGGCGGTGCTGGTCAACACGTCGCGCTGGCGCAGCGACGCGATCATCGTCACCACCGACGGGGTGCGCGCCGTGCCGCTCCCGTGGCTGTCCCACGACACGGCGCAGCGTCGGGCCGCGGCGTTCCTCGAGGTGCAGCGGGCGGTGGAGGGCGGCGGCGGGCCGGTCGAACGGGCCGCGCTGCACCAGACGCTGGTGTCCCTGCAACGGTGGCTCTGGGACACCGTCGGGGAGTCCGTCTGCGCGGCCCTCGACGAGATCCTCGGTGGCGGGCCGGACCGGCGGCACCGGGTGTGGTGGTGCCCGACCGGGCCGCTGACGATGCTGCCGCTGCACGCCGCCGGCCGGTTCGGCGCGAGCGCCCCGCTCGCCGCGAGACGCCGGATCTCGGTCGCCGCCCGCTGCGTGTCGTCCTACACCCCGAGCCTGTCCGCGCTGCTGCGCGCCCGCGCCACCCCGACGCCGGACGGAGCGCCGCAGGCGTTCGCGGTGGGGCTCGGCACCCTCCCCGGCCAGGCGCCGCTGCCCGCGGTCAGCGACGAACTGCGCGCGGTCAGCTCGCACGTGCCCGGCCTGCGGGTGCTCTCCGGCCGCAGCGCCACCGTCGAGGGCGTGCTGACCGCGCTCGAACAGCACAGTTGGGCGCACTTCGCCTGCCACGGCGACCAGGACTTCAAGCGGCCCAGCGCCGCCGCCCTCCGCCTGGTCGACGGCAGGCTCAGCGTCCTGGACCTCGCTGACCGTCTCGCCACCCGCAGCCAGTCGGCCGGCGGTTGCGACCTCGCCTACCTGTCCGCGTGTCGCACCGCGGCCGGTGGTCGGGACCTGCCCGACGAGGGAATCCATCTCACCGCGGCGTTGCAGATGGCCGGCTTCCGGCACGTCATCGGCAGCCAGTGGGCGGTCTCCGACCGGGTGGCGGCCCAGGTCGCCGACGACGTCTACGCCGGCCTGAGGGCGGGGAGACGCCTGGACGCCGACGGTGCGGCCGTCGCGCTGGACCGGGCCATCGACCGGGTACGACGTGCGCACCCGGACCGCCCGGAGGTGTGGGCGGCGCTGATCCACACCGGTCCGTAG
- a CDS encoding protein phosphatase 2C domain-containing protein: MSFDWAPPLIGVPGPEVPARAPQTQPYRPDTVVDGWAAAGFEVRGASVRGPGHRASGVPRQDDFALATVAGSVIAVVADGVSNAPLSHLGATMVCRTVVDYLLRADDTVDWHDLLRCAGWALVEYAGRQLGETDPHRAETLLASTVVVALVRPDGPGRAVAHLVRVGDSAAWRLRDGGWEPLFTDPADPQDELLPDGVAALPRVPAEVDPVAVTLAADDVLVLATDGFAEPLGPGTGNLGRLFGDALTTPPAMTRLAWMLDFTGGSWDDDRTVLAVWPVPPEPS, encoded by the coding sequence GTGAGCTTCGACTGGGCGCCGCCGCTGATCGGGGTGCCGGGCCCGGAGGTGCCGGCCCGTGCCCCGCAGACGCAGCCGTACCGGCCGGACACCGTGGTCGACGGCTGGGCGGCGGCCGGCTTCGAGGTACGGGGGGCCTCGGTGCGCGGGCCCGGCCACCGGGCGTCCGGCGTACCCCGGCAGGATGACTTCGCGCTGGCCACGGTGGCCGGTTCGGTGATCGCGGTGGTGGCCGACGGGGTCTCGAACGCCCCGCTGTCCCACCTGGGCGCGACCATGGTGTGCCGGACGGTCGTCGACTACCTGCTACGCGCCGACGACACCGTCGACTGGCACGACCTCCTGCGCTGCGCGGGCTGGGCACTGGTGGAGTACGCCGGGCGGCAACTGGGCGAGACCGATCCGCATCGGGCCGAGACGCTGCTGGCCAGCACCGTGGTGGTCGCCCTGGTCCGGCCGGACGGCCCCGGGCGGGCGGTCGCCCACCTGGTCCGGGTCGGCGACTCGGCCGCCTGGCGGCTGCGCGACGGCGGCTGGGAGCCGCTGTTCACCGACCCGGCCGACCCGCAGGACGAACTGCTCCCGGACGGCGTCGCTGCCCTGCCCCGGGTGCCCGCCGAGGTCGACCCGGTGGCGGTGACGCTCGCCGCAGACGACGTGTTGGTGCTGGCCACCGACGGCTTCGCCGAGCCGCTCGGCCCCGGCACCGGGAACCTCGGGCGGCTGTTCGGCGACGCGCTGACCACGCCTCCCGCGATGACCCGGCTCGCCTGGATGCTCGACTTCACCGGCGGGTCGTGGGACGACGACCGCACGGTGCTGGCCGTCTGGCCGGTGCCGCCCGAGCCGTCATGA
- a CDS encoding vWA domain-containing protein, with protein sequence MAETAGRVLPVYLVADESVSMTPVVGELNAGLQSLHDALLREPLAAAKVRFSIIGFSEDVIVHSALSDLRNETALPQLSVRAGTAYGVAFSLLIDRIPADVRALKREGFAVHRPAVFFLSDGQPTDPGQWEPVYAELTDRERTPTAPNIIACGIGEARAETILHVATRPEFAFVATPGVEVGFAIAEFCTALTRSVIRSGQAVGGDTAELVVERPDSFRMAVDVV encoded by the coding sequence ATGGCGGAGACTGCCGGGCGGGTGCTGCCGGTCTACCTGGTGGCGGACGAGTCCGTCTCCATGACGCCGGTGGTGGGTGAGCTGAACGCCGGGCTCCAGTCGCTGCACGACGCCCTGCTGCGCGAGCCCCTCGCGGCGGCCAAGGTCAGGTTTTCGATCATCGGCTTCTCCGAGGACGTGATCGTCCACTCGGCCCTGTCCGACCTGCGCAACGAGACGGCGCTGCCGCAGTTGTCGGTACGGGCCGGGACCGCCTACGGCGTCGCGTTCAGTCTGCTGATCGACCGGATCCCGGCCGACGTGCGGGCCCTCAAGCGGGAGGGCTTCGCGGTGCACCGGCCGGCGGTGTTCTTTCTCAGCGACGGGCAGCCGACCGACCCGGGCCAGTGGGAGCCGGTCTACGCCGAGTTGACCGACCGGGAGCGCACCCCGACCGCGCCGAACATCATCGCGTGTGGCATCGGTGAGGCGCGTGCCGAGACGATTCTGCACGTGGCGACCCGGCCGGAGTTCGCGTTCGTGGCCACGCCGGGGGTGGAGGTGGGCTTCGCGATCGCCGAGTTCTGCACCGCGCTGACCCGCAGCGTCATCAGGTCGGGGCAGGCCGTCGGGGGTGACACCGCAGAGCTGGTCGTGGAGCGGCCGGACAGCTTCCGGATGGCCGTGGACGTGGTGTGA
- a CDS encoding IS630 family transposase — MAEPVRARRLSDDEGRRLQQIVRRGTGSPIRLRRAMVIMASASGNTVAAIARLVQGDEDAVREVIHRFNEMGLACLDPRWAGGRPRRISEDDEAFIVATAKTRPQALGQPFTRWSLRKLADYLAHNHGPRRVLVGRERLREFLHRHDITFQRTKTWKETNDPNAEAKLARIEAVTTAFPDRVFAFDEFGPLTIRPHAGASWTRAGHPDRLPGNYHKLHGVRQFHACYSVGDDTLWGVVRRRKSAANTLAALKSIRAARPDGAPVYVILDNLSAHRGVKIRQWAARNRVELCFTPTYSSWANPIEAHFGPLRMFVVAGSNHPNHPAATQALHNYLRWRNANARHPDVLAAQRRERARIRSERQRRWGQTPAKTAA, encoded by the coding sequence ATGGCAGAACCTGTCCGGGCTCGTCGGCTCAGTGATGACGAGGGCCGGCGACTACAGCAGATCGTGCGGCGTGGGACCGGGTCTCCGATCCGGTTGCGTCGGGCGATGGTGATCATGGCTTCGGCCAGTGGGAACACCGTCGCGGCAATCGCCCGCCTGGTCCAGGGGGACGAGGACGCGGTCCGTGAGGTGATCCACCGGTTCAACGAAATGGGCCTGGCCTGCCTGGACCCTCGGTGGGCGGGTGGCCGTCCCCGCCGAATCAGTGAAGACGACGAAGCGTTCATCGTCGCGACGGCCAAGACCAGACCGCAAGCGCTCGGCCAGCCGTTCACCCGGTGGAGCCTGCGCAAACTCGCGGACTACCTGGCTCACAACCACGGCCCGCGTCGGGTGCTCGTGGGCCGGGAACGGCTACGGGAGTTCCTGCACCGCCACGACATCACCTTCCAGCGGACGAAGACTTGGAAGGAGACCAACGACCCGAACGCTGAGGCGAAACTCGCCCGGATCGAGGCGGTGACCACGGCGTTCCCGGACCGGGTCTTCGCCTTCGACGAGTTCGGGCCGCTGACGATCCGGCCACACGCTGGCGCGTCCTGGACTCGGGCCGGGCATCCGGACCGGCTCCCCGGCAACTACCACAAGCTGCACGGGGTCCGGCAGTTCCACGCCTGCTACAGCGTCGGCGACGACACCCTCTGGGGTGTCGTGCGCCGGCGAAAGTCCGCGGCGAACACCCTGGCAGCGCTCAAGAGCATCCGGGCCGCCCGCCCTGACGGCGCGCCGGTCTACGTCATCCTGGACAACCTCTCCGCGCATCGCGGCGTCAAGATCCGGCAGTGGGCGGCCCGGAACCGGGTCGAGTTGTGCTTCACCCCGACGTACTCGTCGTGGGCGAACCCGATCGAGGCGCACTTCGGACCGCTGCGGATGTTCGTCGTGGCCGGGTCGAACCATCCCAACCATCCCGCCGCGACCCAAGCCCTGCACAACTACCTGCGCTGGCGCAACGCCAACGCCCGTCACCCCGACGTCCTCGCCGCCCAACGCCGCGAACGAGCCCGGATCCGCTCCGAACGACAACGCCGCTGGGGTCAGACCCCCGCCAAAACGGCGGCCTGA
- a CDS encoding DUF4407 domain-containing protein: MSDGKRFLPRTDEDTGVLKRGPYRPGKPARRGVGYFLRHIAGVEESILDWAPEERHRYSLLGGVLLNTGLMAALSMLVLLGSHSVPVAALIPAAMLWGHVILTLDRRLVADTHGTSGMRAGMFLARLAISILMGVVVAEPLLLWMFSSDVNTQIGKERTSLIDTYEGTLKRCNTLSGEPPADPAGCTREFALNIPGPPQPLLGSKSAKEAERVEIQEAIKVIDAEIRRREDLARRECNGTRGTGLSGQVGEGPNCRQLRSETATYIADSGRSRRQAELDATSAEIAKIDGQLSTVRQVYAEAVTATIKEKTEGKAAKLEKPGLLDQSRALEHLTSENRSVLVYSWLLRLLLVLVDALPVIIKRLSRFSTYDGMLSRQLIVDDRLHERTLKYHVEREIGDLDVQIQENEQAVRLRKERIEEHGRDAEADRQAGLDAQIEELARRLRGDA; encoded by the coding sequence ATGAGTGACGGGAAGCGCTTCCTACCCCGGACGGACGAGGACACCGGCGTGCTGAAGCGGGGTCCGTATCGGCCGGGGAAACCGGCGCGACGCGGCGTCGGGTACTTCCTGCGCCACATCGCGGGTGTCGAGGAGTCGATCCTCGACTGGGCTCCTGAGGAAAGGCACCGGTACAGCCTGCTCGGCGGGGTCCTGCTCAACACCGGCCTGATGGCGGCACTGTCGATGCTGGTACTGCTCGGCTCGCACAGCGTGCCGGTCGCGGCGTTGATCCCGGCCGCGATGCTGTGGGGCCACGTGATTCTCACGCTAGACCGTCGGCTTGTCGCCGACACGCACGGCACGAGCGGCATGCGGGCCGGTATGTTCCTCGCCCGGCTGGCGATCTCGATCCTGATGGGTGTGGTCGTCGCGGAACCGCTGCTGCTGTGGATGTTCAGCTCGGATGTGAACACCCAGATCGGCAAGGAACGCACCAGCCTGATCGACACGTATGAGGGCACCCTGAAGCGGTGCAACACGCTCTCCGGAGAGCCGCCCGCCGACCCTGCCGGCTGCACCCGGGAATTCGCGCTCAACATTCCTGGGCCACCCCAGCCCCTGCTGGGAAGCAAGTCAGCCAAGGAAGCGGAACGGGTCGAGATCCAGGAGGCGATCAAAGTCATCGACGCCGAGATCAGACGGCGAGAGGACCTCGCCCGTCGGGAATGCAACGGTACGCGGGGAACCGGTCTCAGCGGCCAGGTGGGCGAGGGGCCGAACTGCCGGCAGTTGCGCAGCGAGACGGCGACGTACATCGCCGACAGCGGGAGGTCGCGGCGGCAGGCGGAACTGGATGCGACCAGCGCCGAGATCGCCAAGATTGACGGTCAGCTGAGCACCGTCAGGCAGGTCTACGCCGAGGCGGTCACCGCGACGATCAAGGAGAAGACGGAGGGGAAGGCGGCGAAGCTGGAAAAGCCGGGTCTGCTCGACCAGAGCCGGGCCCTGGAACACCTCACCAGCGAGAACCGCTCCGTACTGGTCTACTCCTGGTTGCTGCGGCTGCTGCTGGTCTTGGTGGACGCGCTGCCCGTGATCATCAAGAGGCTGAGCCGGTTCAGCACGTACGACGGCATGCTCTCCCGTCAGCTGATCGTCGACGACAGGTTGCATGAGAGGACGCTGAAGTACCACGTCGAGCGGGAAATCGGCGATCTCGACGTGCAGATCCAAGAGAACGAGCAGGCCGTCCGGCTCCGGAAGGAACGGATCGAGGAGCATGGTCGCGACGCCGAAGCCGACCGCCAGGCCGGGCTCGACGCGCAGATCGAGGAGTTGGCTCGCCGGTTGCGTGGTGATGCCTAG